A single window of Gammaproteobacteria bacterium DNA harbors:
- a CDS encoding TraR/DksA family transcriptional regulator, with protein sequence MLGRLTAITRDLGHQSQPLDPDFEEQAVERQNEEVLDALDAAARKELAQIERALERMERGEYAVCVLCGETIPRARLRAVPYTDRCVDCAELEPA encoded by the coding sequence ATGCTGGGCCGCTTGACCGCCATTACGCGGGACCTGGGGCATCAAAGCCAGCCGCTCGATCCTGATTTCGAAGAGCAGGCGGTGGAGCGCCAGAATGAGGAAGTGCTGGATGCGCTGGATGCGGCGGCGCGCAAGGAGCTGGCCCAGATCGAGCGCGCGCTGGAGCGCATGGAGCGGGGCGAATATGCCGTCTGCGTGCTGTGCGGCGAGACCATCCCGCGCGCGCGCCTGCGCGCGGTGCCCTACACCGATCGTTGCGTGGACTGCGCCGAACTCGAGCCGGCGTGA
- a CDS encoding gamma-glutamylcyclotransferase: protein MRAPARHRLFCYGTLEFPPIMEAVAGRRFPGRAAVLPGYRRRAVKGQVFPGIVAQAGAEVGGTVYRGLSNAHLRRLDAYENAFYRRRPLRVRDAAGGRSRLAWTYVVPALYRHRLAAADWDPAVFLRRHYARYLRRLRR, encoded by the coding sequence ATGAGGGCGCCGGCGCGTCACCGCCTGTTCTGTTACGGCACGCTGGAATTCCCGCCCATTATGGAGGCCGTCGCGGGCCGGCGTTTTCCGGGCCGGGCGGCGGTCCTGCCCGGTTATCGCCGGCGCGCCGTCAAGGGGCAGGTTTTTCCCGGCATCGTCGCGCAGGCCGGCGCCGAGGTCGGCGGAACGGTGTACCGGGGTTTGAGCAACGCGCATCTGCGCCGGCTCGATGCCTACGAGAACGCGTTCTACCGCCGCCGGCCGCTGCGCGTGCGCGACGCCGCCGGCGGTCGCTCGCGTCTGGCGTGGACCTACGTCGTGCCGGCGCTGTACCGGCACCGGCTGGCGGCGGCGGACTGGGATCCGGCGGTTTTTTTGCGGCGCCATTACGCGCGCTATCTGCGGCGCCTGCGGCGGTGA
- a CDS encoding DUF423 domain-containing protein: MERQANETSGIACAARALLAAGALAAALAVIMGAFGAHALKGRLGMELGAVYRTAVDYHFYHALGLLAAGLLAARLPEARILRWAGVLLGAGIVLFSGSLYLLSLGGPGWLGAVTPFGGLAFIGGWVLLAWGALRGGARG; the protein is encoded by the coding sequence ATGGAACGGCAGGCAAACGAAACCTCGGGAATCGCCTGCGCGGCGCGCGCCTTGCTGGCCGCGGGCGCGCTGGCGGCGGCGCTGGCGGTGATCATGGGCGCCTTCGGGGCCCATGCCCTGAAGGGTCGGCTCGGTATGGAACTGGGGGCGGTCTACCGCACCGCGGTCGACTACCATTTTTATCACGCGCTCGGCCTGCTCGCGGCGGGCCTGCTGGCGGCCCGGCTGCCGGAGGCACGGATCCTGCGCTGGGCCGGCGTGCTGCTGGGCGCGGGCATCGTGCTGTTCTCGGGCAGTCTCTATCTGCTCAGCCTCGGCGGGCCGGGCTGGCTCGGCGCGGTGACGCCCTTCGGCGGACTGGCCTTCATCGGCGGCTGGGTGCTGCTGGCCTGGGGAGCGCTGCGCGGCGGCGCGCGCGGGTAG
- a CDS encoding mechanosensitive ion channel: MDTTAWLKAFRTEFTDLFFQVATYLPRLLLAIAVMVLGWLVARLVRALSVRLLLGLDLLWQRLVSHKGLERLQPRLPPARIAGEFLFWFVVLFFMAGAASILGLGTFVAWISKLTTYIPILLTGLLIIIAGIILSSLLRELVVSGAERAGIQRSDLLGRLAQIAVLLTATAIGVDQIGINISFLSIIVGIALAATFGSVALAFGIGAQTYMSNVIAGHQLKQIYHIGDRLRIGGVEGTIIELSSTKVILGTDRGRVIIPARLFEEAVAELPERTDREAQ; this comes from the coding sequence ATGGACACGACGGCCTGGCTCAAGGCGTTCCGCACCGAATTCACCGATCTCTTCTTCCAGGTGGCGACCTATCTGCCGCGGCTGCTGCTCGCCATCGCCGTCATGGTGCTCGGCTGGCTGGTCGCGCGACTGGTGCGCGCGCTCAGCGTGCGCCTGCTGCTGGGGCTCGACCTGCTCTGGCAGCGGCTCGTCTCCCACAAGGGACTGGAGCGGCTGCAGCCGCGCCTGCCGCCGGCGCGCATCGCGGGCGAATTCCTGTTCTGGTTCGTCGTCCTGTTCTTCATGGCCGGCGCCGCGTCGATACTCGGGCTCGGCACCTTCGTCGCCTGGATCTCCAAGCTGACGACCTATATCCCGATCCTGCTGACCGGCCTGCTCATCATCATCGCCGGCATCATCCTGAGCAGCCTGCTGCGCGAGCTGGTCGTATCGGGCGCGGAGCGCGCGGGGATCCAGCGCAGCGATCTGCTCGGCCGCCTGGCCCAGATCGCCGTCCTGCTGACGGCGACCGCGATCGGCGTCGACCAGATCGGAATCAACATCTCCTTCCTGTCCATCATCGTCGGCATCGCGCTCGCCGCCACCTTCGGCAGCGTGGCGCTGGCCTTCGGTATCGGTGCGCAGACCTACATGAGCAACGTCATCGCCGGGCACCAGCTCAAACAGATCTACCACATCGGCGACCGCCTGCGCATCGGCGGCGTCGAAGGCACCATCATCGAACTTTCCTCCACCAAGGTGATCCTGGGAACGGACAGGGGACGGGTGATCATCCCCGCCAGGCTGTTCGAGGAGGCGGTGGCGGAGCTGCCCGAGCGGACGGATCGTGAAGCCCAATAA
- a CDS encoding magnesium transporter — MKPNNHLTLSYLESHPLDAAHTLERLPAPTSARLLEAIPSELAARLLAAMSPKTAGACLHEIPEFLGTRIQHAVPPVAMAHILKVVPPEQTRTLLARLRLRDRMHIERLLYYPLDTVGSHMETVPFTLASDLSIGEALRRVRAFTPAANEIFVVDRNQRLVGIVDSVALIRGDGRTPLQTLVRPVPARLSVRTTLTMTRAHPAWQNQRLLPVIEGDGVLAGAISYRTVIEATQLIGAHPPANADFVDSVLNLAQIFWTALAELLHNLATLRAHGTRGGK, encoded by the coding sequence GTGAAGCCCAATAACCATCTCACGCTGAGTTACCTCGAATCCCACCCGCTCGACGCCGCGCACACCCTCGAGCGACTGCCGGCGCCGACCAGCGCGCGCCTGCTCGAGGCGATCCCGTCCGAACTGGCCGCCCGCCTGCTCGCGGCGATGTCGCCCAAGACCGCGGGCGCCTGCCTGCACGAGATCCCGGAATTCCTCGGCACGCGCATCCAGCACGCCGTCCCGCCCGTCGCCATGGCGCACATCCTCAAGGTCGTGCCGCCGGAACAGACGCGCACGCTGCTGGCGCGACTGCGGCTGCGCGACCGGATGCACATCGAACGCCTGCTGTACTACCCGCTCGACACCGTCGGCTCCCATATGGAAACCGTGCCGTTCACGCTCGCCTCCGATCTCAGCATCGGCGAGGCGCTGCGGCGGGTGCGAGCCTTTACACCGGCCGCCAACGAGATCTTCGTGGTCGATCGCAATCAGCGGCTGGTTGGCATCGTCGACAGCGTTGCCCTGATCCGGGGTGACGGGCGCACGCCGCTGCAGACCCTGGTCCGGCCCGTGCCCGCGCGCCTGTCGGTGCGCACCACCCTCACGATGACGCGCGCGCATCCGGCATGGCAGAACCAGCGCCTGCTCCCGGTCATCGAGGGCGATGGCGTCCTTGCCGGCGCGATCAGTTACCGGACCGTGATCGAAGCCACGCAACTGATCGGCGCCCATCCGCCCGCGAACGCCGATTTCGTCGACAGCGTGCTCAACCTGGCCCAGATCTTCTGGACTGCGCTGGCCGAACTCCTCCATAACCTCGCCACCCTCCGCGCCCACGGCACCCGGGGCGGGAAATAA
- a CDS encoding magnesium transporter, whose protein sequence is MAYDVRHAVTALNEDYLRRYPAEAARAVADMHPDDIAELLAAQPVMRAIAVWQQLPLDLAAETLHRLDDELASRLLNRADAVRSARAYARLREARRERLHERITASRLREFERLMHFPANSAGALMDTNFPLLTPAMSAREALTRLRRRRSRSAQQFYITSEDEPPRLYLLEIQELAFADPRSRLIDLARPAPTAVTPTANQEDIVEQFDRHKLAELPVTDVHGELVGVIHYDALVSAVREDSSADLLTMVGASREERALSKIGFVVRKRLPWLQINLLTAFLAAAVVGLFESTIAQFTALAVLLPVVAGQAGNTGAQALAVTMRGLALREISISHWLRVARKEIGAGFINGVAVAVVTSIGVMVWSGSGGLALVIGTSMVISMVAAGFSGVIVPILLSAAGQDPAQSSSIILTTITDIIGFLTFLGIATLLSGLL, encoded by the coding sequence ATGGCGTACGACGTCAGGCACGCGGTCACCGCGCTGAACGAGGACTATCTCCGGCGTTATCCCGCCGAGGCCGCGCGCGCGGTGGCGGACATGCACCCGGACGATATCGCCGAACTGCTGGCGGCCCAGCCGGTGATGCGCGCGATCGCCGTGTGGCAGCAGTTGCCGCTCGATCTCGCGGCCGAGACCCTGCACCGTCTCGACGACGAACTGGCGAGCCGGCTGCTGAACCGCGCCGATGCGGTGAGGTCGGCGCGCGCCTACGCACGCCTGCGCGAGGCACGACGCGAGCGCCTGCACGAGCGGATCACCGCCTCCCGCCTGCGCGAATTCGAGCGCCTGATGCACTTTCCGGCCAACAGCGCCGGGGCGCTCATGGATACCAATTTCCCCCTGCTCACCCCCGCGATGAGCGCGCGCGAGGCGCTCACCCGTCTGCGCCGGCGCCGCAGCCGTTCCGCGCAGCAGTTCTATATCACCAGCGAGGACGAGCCGCCGCGGCTCTACCTGCTCGAGATCCAGGAGCTTGCCTTCGCGGATCCGCGCAGCCGCCTGATCGACCTCGCCCGGCCGGCGCCGACCGCGGTCACGCCGACCGCGAACCAGGAGGATATCGTCGAACAGTTCGACCGCCACAAGCTGGCGGAGCTGCCGGTGACCGACGTCCACGGAGAACTCGTCGGGGTGATACATTACGACGCGCTGGTAAGCGCGGTGCGTGAGGACAGCAGTGCGGACCTGCTGACCATGGTGGGCGCGAGCCGCGAAGAACGCGCCTTGTCGAAGATCGGCTTCGTCGTCCGCAAGCGGCTGCCCTGGCTGCAGATCAACCTGCTCACCGCCTTTCTCGCCGCCGCGGTCGTCGGCCTGTTCGAATCCACCATCGCGCAGTTCACCGCCCTCGCCGTGCTGCTGCCGGTAGTGGCGGGTCAGGCGGGCAACACCGGCGCGCAGGCGCTCGCCGTCACCATGCGCGGCCTGGCGCTGCGCGAGATCAGCATCAGCCACTGGTTGCGCGTCGCGCGCAAGGAAATCGGCGCCGGCTTCATCAACGGCGTCGCCGTCGCGGTGGTCACCTCGATCGGGGTGATGGTGTGGAGCGGATCCGGAGGACTCGCGCTGGTGATCGGCACCTCGATGGTGATCTCCATGGTCGCGGCGGGATTTTCCGGGGTGATCGTGCCGATCCTGCTGTCCGCCGCCGGACAGGATCCCGCGCAATCCTCCTCCATCATCCTGACCACGATCACGGACATCATCGGGTTCCTCACCTTCCTCGGCATCGCGACCCTGCTGTCCGGTTTGCTCTAG
- a CDS encoding class I SAM-dependent methyltransferase — protein sequence MNEDFISCWNEILVPKWFRFRHLLAGNGAIHSAIAYPWYAFRPGERVLDIGCGCGETCLDIARQVTPSGEVVGLDCTEAFVRTAREDAVRDGCAHVRYEQGDAQTHPLPPEYFDAVFSRFGVMFFESVVMALRNARRALKPDGRLCLIVWRTIQDNPCWGSAKEIALRHLPPPGDQARTCGPGPFSMADEETDRAMLTAAGFDRVEMFRRVDAEICIGTDVEEAIDYQMLVGPAGEIVREAGEEGSRKLERIRADLGAMLAEFQRADGSVWMPSSTWAIMARKTQG from the coding sequence ATGAATGAAGATTTCATCAGCTGCTGGAACGAGATCCTGGTCCCCAAATGGTTCCGGTTCCGCCACCTGCTGGCGGGCAACGGCGCGATCCACAGCGCGATCGCCTATCCCTGGTATGCCTTCCGTCCCGGTGAGCGCGTCCTCGACATCGGCTGTGGCTGCGGCGAGACCTGTCTGGATATCGCGCGTCAGGTGACGCCGTCCGGTGAAGTGGTCGGTCTGGATTGCACCGAGGCCTTCGTGCGCACCGCGCGCGAGGACGCGGTCCGGGACGGTTGCGCGCACGTGCGCTATGAGCAGGGCGACGCGCAGACCCACCCGCTTCCGCCGGAGTACTTCGACGCCGTGTTCTCGCGCTTCGGCGTGATGTTCTTCGAGAGCGTGGTGATGGCGTTGCGCAACGCGCGCCGCGCCCTGAAGCCGGACGGGCGGCTGTGTCTCATCGTGTGGCGCACGATACAGGACAACCCCTGCTGGGGCAGCGCCAAGGAGATCGCGCTCCGACACTTGCCGCCACCCGGAGATCAGGCCAGGACCTGCGGGCCGGGACCGTTTTCGATGGCGGACGAGGAGACCGATCGCGCGATGCTGACGGCCGCGGGTTTCGACCGTGTCGAGATGTTCCGGCGCGTCGACGCCGAGATCTGCATCGGCACCGACGTCGAGGAGGCGATCGATTACCAGATGCTCGTCGGCCCCGCCGGCGAGATCGTGCGCGAGGCGGGCGAGGAAGGCAGCCGCAAGCTGGAGCGGATCCGCGCCGATCTGGGCGCTATGCTGGCGGAGTTCCAGCGCGCCGACGGGAGTGTCTGGATGCCGTCCAGCACCTGGGCCATCATGGCGCGCAAGACCCAGGGCTAA
- a CDS encoding EAL domain-containing protein, whose product MRALRRHIGTRITLLMTGLLAILLLGGSQWLNDRLDEMVRQWEARQARTHANTLLSTLQTLMLNGEGTLARDWINRMHGIAGILDIEVLRQDGKEAFTDLATVSAVNGYLGALRFEREPVEGHHRGEPLHPPAFEQALRGENGIDWSIPGRMTLYLPIPTREECLGCHGYDPASLRGVLRLGLSTADIEQWAAQLQRRATTGIIVLLLFSSLVLTGAVQWTVLTPLARLRKAIVDIGENRQAARLDIAREDEVGQVACAFNRLQGQLLAVTDNVPDALLTCNEQGRIITANRAAGIMFGDTPEHLIGQNIALLIPDIAKRYPADSADAQGNTASRAWPGQRWESTALRRDGTRPPVEVSLNAYRLEDKRRLIAVVRDITERKAQLATIEHQALHDPLTDLPNRALLSDRLRQAIRAADRSGEPLALMIMDLNRFKEINDTLGHLQGDLLLQQVAARLPPLMRASDTVARLGGDEFALVLPRSDAESAARIAERINQSLEEPFKLEEHTYTIGASIGIALYPTHGRDDVNLLQCADTAMYAAKRRRIGYDFYSPEQDEQNAQALKLLGDLRRAIGTDQLMLHYQPKVDLRTHCVTGVEALLRWNHPERGSIPPAEFIAIAERYGITGVLTAWVIEEAMRQMYAWELDGIELGIAVNLSMHDLENDQLIRHVERYRAENSDARTHRLCLEVTETAMMSNPPRVFETLNTLADMGFVISIDDFGTGYSSLNYLRQLPLSEIKIDKSFVMDMLHNKEAATIVHAVIDLAHNLGLRVVAEGVAEQAILERLQGIGCDIAQGFHIARPMGAAALNDWLESAPWGKEGPAPARD is encoded by the coding sequence ATGCGCGCACTCCGGCGACACATTGGCACCCGCATCACCCTGCTGATGACCGGCCTGCTGGCCATTCTCCTGCTCGGCGGCAGCCAATGGCTCAACGACCGTCTCGACGAGATGGTCCGCCAGTGGGAGGCGCGTCAGGCCAGGACGCATGCCAACACCCTGTTGTCGACCCTGCAGACCCTGATGCTCAACGGGGAGGGGACGCTCGCCCGCGACTGGATCAACCGGATGCACGGCATCGCCGGCATCCTCGACATCGAGGTGCTCCGCCAGGACGGCAAGGAGGCCTTCACCGATCTCGCCACCGTCTCCGCCGTCAACGGCTATCTCGGCGCCCTGCGCTTCGAGCGCGAGCCGGTCGAGGGCCACCACCGCGGTGAACCGCTGCACCCGCCCGCCTTCGAACAGGCACTGCGGGGCGAGAATGGCATCGACTGGTCCATCCCCGGGCGCATGACGCTCTACCTGCCGATCCCCACGCGGGAGGAATGCCTGGGCTGCCACGGATACGATCCGGCATCCCTGCGCGGCGTGCTTCGGCTCGGGCTCTCCACCGCGGACATCGAGCAATGGGCGGCGCAACTGCAGCGCCGCGCGACCACGGGAATTATCGTCCTGCTGCTGTTTTCGAGCCTCGTCCTGACGGGCGCCGTGCAATGGACCGTGCTGACACCGCTGGCGAGACTGAGGAAGGCCATCGTCGATATCGGAGAAAACCGCCAGGCGGCGCGCCTCGACATCGCCCGCGAGGACGAGGTGGGACAGGTGGCCTGCGCCTTCAATCGCCTGCAGGGGCAATTGCTGGCGGTCACCGACAACGTGCCCGACGCCCTGCTGACGTGCAATGAACAGGGCCGCATCATCACGGCCAATCGCGCCGCCGGGATAATGTTCGGTGATACGCCGGAGCATCTGATCGGACAGAATATCGCCCTGCTGATTCCGGACATCGCAAAACGTTACCCTGCCGATTCTGCTGACGCACAGGGAAATACGGCGTCACGCGCGTGGCCGGGGCAGCGCTGGGAATCGACGGCGCTGCGCCGTGACGGGACGCGTCCGCCGGTGGAGGTCAGCCTCAATGCCTACCGGCTGGAAGACAAGCGCCGCCTCATCGCGGTCGTGCGCGACATCACGGAACGCAAGGCCCAGCTCGCCACGATCGAGCATCAGGCGCTGCACGACCCGCTCACCGACCTGCCCAACCGCGCCCTGCTGTCGGACCGCCTGCGCCAGGCGATCCGCGCCGCCGACCGCAGCGGGGAACCGCTGGCGCTGATGATCATGGACCTCAACCGCTTCAAGGAAATCAACGACACCCTCGGGCACCTGCAGGGCGACCTGCTGCTGCAGCAAGTGGCGGCCCGCCTGCCTCCGCTGATGCGCGCCTCGGATACGGTAGCACGCCTGGGCGGCGATGAATTCGCCCTCGTGCTGCCCCGTTCCGACGCCGAGTCCGCGGCCCGGATCGCGGAGCGTATCAACCAGTCACTGGAGGAGCCGTTCAAACTGGAGGAGCACACGTACACCATCGGGGCCAGCATCGGAATCGCGCTCTATCCGACCCATGGACGGGACGATGTCAATCTCCTGCAGTGCGCGGACACCGCCATGTACGCGGCCAAGCGCCGCCGCATCGGCTACGACTTTTACAGCCCGGAACAGGACGAGCAGAACGCGCAGGCGCTCAAGCTGCTGGGAGACCTGCGCCGGGCGATCGGCACCGACCAGCTGATGCTGCACTATCAACCCAAGGTGGACCTCCGCACCCATTGCGTTACCGGCGTGGAGGCGTTGCTGCGCTGGAATCACCCCGAGCGCGGGTCGATCCCGCCGGCCGAGTTCATCGCGATCGCCGAGCGCTACGGCATCACCGGTGTGCTCACCGCCTGGGTGATCGAGGAGGCGATGCGCCAGATGTACGCCTGGGAACTGGACGGGATCGAGCTCGGCATCGCCGTCAATCTGTCCATGCACGACCTCGAGAACGACCAGCTGATCCGCCACGTCGAGCGCTACCGCGCCGAAAACTCCGACGCCCGCACCCACCGCCTGTGCCTCGAGGTCACCGAGACCGCCATGATGTCCAACCCGCCGCGCGTGTTCGAAACCCTGAACACCCTGGCCGACATGGGGTTCGTCATTTCCATCGACGATTTCGGCACCGGCTACTCCTCGCTCAACTACCTGCGCCAGCTCCCGCTGTCCGAGATCAAGATCGACAAATCCTTCGTGATGGACATGCTGCACAACAAGGAGGCGGCCACCATCGTGCACGCGGTCATCGATCTCGCCCACAATCTCGGGCTGCGGGTCGTCGCGGAAGGCGTGGCGGAGCAGGCGATCCTCGAGCGCCTCCAGGGCATCGGCTGCGACATCGCGCAGGGCTTCCATATCGCCAGACCCATGGGCGCGGCCGCCCTGAACGACTGGCTGGAAAGCGCGCCCTGGGGGAAAGAAGGTCCCGCCCCGGCGCGGGATTGA
- a CDS encoding HAMP domain-containing protein has translation MPTGAAARADGGRDLDDDGEAGPEHHGLIIRSVAVPREGYFHLIAVFRPPHPVWHLVSIPGLLAALLISGVVCLGLARYLSAPVRRLRTATQALATGDLGVRVGALGLRGDEMGGLSRDFDRMAARLQALIEAQKDLLRDVSHELRSPLARLQAALGLARRRTEGRAAEELDRIEREAERLNELIGQILSLTRLAVEVGERVREPVDLASLVDAIARDAAFEAEQSRRHVRVVALDAVSLVGSPELLHSAIENVVRNAVHYTREDTAVEITLAAGAEGGEAVITVRDHGPGVGEAYLQRIFEPFFRASESRDRASGGYGLGLAIARRAVESHGGTIDARNEPDGGLRITIRLPLG, from the coding sequence GTGCCTACGGGCGCCGCGGCCCGCGCGGACGGCGGCCGCGATCTCGACGATGACGGCGAGGCCGGACCCGAACACCACGGTCTGATCATCCGTTCGGTCGCGGTGCCGCGCGAGGGATACTTTCATCTCATCGCCGTTTTCCGGCCGCCGCATCCGGTCTGGCACCTGGTGTCGATACCCGGCCTGCTGGCGGCGCTGCTGATCAGCGGCGTGGTATGCCTCGGGCTGGCGCGTTATCTGAGCGCGCCGGTGCGCCGCCTGCGTACCGCGACCCAGGCGCTCGCGACCGGGGATCTCGGCGTGCGCGTCGGCGCGCTCGGGCTGCGCGGCGATGAGATGGGGGGGCTGAGCCGGGATTTCGACCGCATGGCGGCGCGTCTGCAGGCACTCATCGAGGCGCAGAAGGACCTGTTGCGTGACGTTTCCCATGAATTGCGTTCGCCGCTCGCGCGCCTGCAGGCGGCGCTCGGCCTCGCGCGCCGGCGGACCGAGGGCCGCGCCGCCGAGGAACTCGATCGCATCGAGCGCGAGGCCGAGCGTCTCAATGAGCTGATCGGCCAGATCCTGTCCCTGACCCGGCTCGCGGTCGAGGTCGGCGAGCGCGTGCGCGAGCCGGTCGATCTCGCGTCCCTGGTGGATGCCATCGCGCGCGATGCCGCCTTCGAGGCGGAACAGAGCCGGCGCCATGTCCGCGTGGTCGCGCTCGACGCGGTATCCCTGGTCGGCAGCCCCGAGCTCCTGCACAGCGCGATCGAGAACGTGGTCCGCAATGCGGTGCATTACACCCGGGAAGATACGGCTGTGGAGATCACGCTCGCCGCGGGCGCGGAAGGTGGGGAGGCCGTGATCACCGTGCGCGACCACGGTCCCGGTGTCGGCGAGGCCTATCTCCAGCGTATCTTCGAGCCCTTCTTCCGGGCCAGTGAGTCGCGCGACCGCGCGAGCGGCGGTTACGGGCTCGGGCTTGCCATCGCCAGGCGCGCGGTGGAATCGCACGGCGGCACCATCGATGCCCGCAACGAGCCGGACGGCGGGCTCAGGATCACGATTCGCCTCCCCCTGGGCTGA
- a CDS encoding response regulator transcription factor codes for MARLLLADDDEELSDMLAEYLRGEGFEVDVAYDGDDALARAVQGDCDLVVLDVMMPRLNGFDVLRELRRKSLIPVLMLTARGSDTDSVVGLELGADDYLPKPCNPRVLVARIRAVLRRSDQGEPDRTSDDLVVGDIVMQHGARRILQGGAPVELTSTEYSVLAVLLDEVGRVVSKETLCERALGRKLTRYDRALDMHISNLRRKLGPLPGGEERIQTVRGVGYLYARVGD; via the coding sequence ATGGCGAGACTGCTGCTGGCCGACGACGACGAGGAATTGAGCGACATGCTGGCCGAGTACCTGCGTGGCGAGGGCTTCGAGGTCGATGTCGCCTACGATGGCGACGACGCCCTCGCCAGGGCCGTGCAGGGCGATTGCGATCTGGTGGTGCTGGATGTGATGATGCCGCGGCTCAACGGCTTCGACGTGCTGCGCGAACTGCGGCGCAAATCACTGATCCCGGTGCTGATGCTGACCGCGCGCGGTTCCGATACGGACAGCGTGGTCGGGCTCGAACTCGGTGCGGACGACTATCTGCCCAAGCCCTGCAATCCGCGCGTCCTGGTCGCCCGCATCCGCGCCGTCCTGCGCCGTTCCGATCAGGGCGAGCCGGACAGGACCAGCGACGACCTCGTTGTCGGCGACATCGTCATGCAGCACGGTGCCCGCCGGATCCTGCAGGGGGGCGCCCCGGTGGAGCTCACCAGCACGGAATACAGCGTGCTCGCCGTGCTGCTGGACGAGGTCGGGCGCGTCGTCAGCAAGGAGACCCTGTGCGAGCGGGCGCTGGGCCGCAAGCTCACCCGTTACGACCGCGCGCTCGACATGCACATCAGCAATCTGCGCCGGAAACTCGGCCCGCTGCCGGGGGGCGAGGAGCGCATCCAGACCGTGCGCGGCGTGGGTTACCTGTACGCGCGCGTGGGTGACTGA
- a CDS encoding STAS/SEC14 domain-containing protein, producing MLSVNVNESDAIALLEAGDTLARTDLEAAARVVDPYLKRKGKLNGLIIRAPGHEGWNAFAALAQHLRFTMDQHRSITRIALVTDADASRVAGRIAPHFVNAKIKIYPDARLESARAWILADVLN from the coding sequence ATGCTGTCGGTAAATGTGAATGAAAGCGATGCCATCGCGCTGCTGGAAGCGGGCGACACGCTCGCGCGAACGGATCTCGAGGCGGCCGCCCGCGTCGTCGATCCCTATCTCAAGCGCAAGGGGAAACTGAACGGCCTCATCATCCGCGCCCCCGGGCACGAGGGCTGGAATGCCTTCGCCGCCCTGGCACAGCACCTGCGCTTCACCATGGACCAGCATCGCTCGATCACGCGCATCGCGCTGGTGACCGACGCGGACGCCTCCCGGGTGGCGGGCCGCATCGCCCCGCATTTCGTCAACGCGAAGATCAAGATCTACCCGGATGCGAGACTCGAGAGCGCACGCGCCTGGATCCTGGCGGACGTTCTCAACTGA
- a CDS encoding DUF2892 domain-containing protein, with protein MNTNTAQNINTAERIVRLAFSLTLVIVPFIVDAPLGDLALLPLLAIYPGLTAALGWDPLLAAASALRRRGQDSAAGIGHGLAGRA; from the coding sequence ATGAATACGAACACCGCTCAGAACATCAATACCGCCGAACGCATCGTCAGGCTGGCCTTCAGCCTGACCCTCGTGATCGTGCCGTTCATCGTCGACGCGCCGCTCGGGGATCTCGCGCTGCTGCCGCTGCTGGCCATCTACCCGGGCCTCACCGCGGCGCTCGGCTGGGATCCGCTGCTGGCGGCGGCGAGCGCCCTGCGCCGGCGCGGGCAGGATTCCGCGGCGGGAATCGGACACGGTCTGGCCGGCCGGGCCTGA
- a CDS encoding Spy/CpxP family protein refolding chaperone, whose product MKRTASSLMATGVLLAATTLTGAAFAHADDSGPHHMGHGYPGSGYGGPGYGPPSFGPHGYRGMGGLSSLAEELDLSKEQRKSVRDIMDKSRSKARELGESMIENREKMDDVLDDKGYGADFDKLARHQGELVGEMIMLREKTRAQIEGVLTAEQKERFREYADDSCDRDQGFGWHGRDW is encoded by the coding sequence ATGAAACGTACTGCATCATCGCTCATGGCCACCGGCGTCCTGCTGGCGGCCACGACCCTGACCGGCGCGGCATTCGCCCACGCCGACGACTCCGGCCCGCACCACATGGGCCACGGCTACCCGGGATCTGGCTATGGGGGACCGGGCTACGGACCGCCGTCCTTCGGCCCGCACGGTTACCGCGGCATGGGCGGACTGTCGTCCCTGGCCGAGGAACTCGATCTCAGCAAGGAACAGCGCAAGAGCGTCCGCGACATCATGGACAAGTCGCGCTCGAAGGCGCGCGAGCTGGGCGAGTCCATGATCGAGAATCGCGAAAAGATGGACGATGTCCTCGACGACAAGGGCTACGGCGCCGACTTCGACAAGCTGGCGCGGCATCAGGGCGAGCTGGTCGGGGAAATGATCATGCTGAGGGAAAAAACCCGCGCCCAGATCGAGGGCGTACTGACGGCGGAACAGAAGGAGCGCTTCCGGGAGTACGCCGACGACTCCTGCGATCGCGACCAGGGTTTCGGCTGGCATGGCCGGGACTGGTAA